A single window of Chitinophagales bacterium DNA harbors:
- a CDS encoding transglycosylase domain-containing protein, which translates to MEAFLLKLQKLKAFIQQKLQYFQENYPRLAKLTKGIAIAMLVGWILVVGLILAVYFEAFEKLPHTVDLQQIDNAQASEIYAEGNVLIGKYYVENRTSMTLDNISPNVINALIATEDVRFYKHGGIDFIGLIRVAFKTLLLQKESSGGGSTISQQLVKNLYPRQRHGLFTLPVGKIKEMIVAQRIEAMYPKDKILELYLNTVPFGGNVFGIEAAAKRFFRKTAGDLQAQEAALLIGMLKATTYYNPRLHSERAKDRRDVVLGQMAKYDYLTAEEAEKYKALPLKLNYTSENHNEGLATYFREQLRLELVEWCKKHLTPDGRRYNLYTDGLKIHTTLNETMQRIAEEAVEEHMTELQNIFNKHWDGKMPWGNDTDLVDLAVRKSDRYSNLRASGLSPEDALKTFEVPREMSIFHWEGNRDTVLTPLDSVKYYIQFLHAGFLAMQPSTGKIKVWVGGIKHRYFKYDHITSTRQVGSTFKPLVYANALESGIPPCEYIENYQRTYELYDDWTPGNADGEYGGQYSLMGGLVNSINTVSAELIMISGIDKVVNLAKAMGVKSEIPEVPSLALGTAELSLMEMVEVYGTFANLGKHILPVYLECIEDRNGNVIASFEDSVAPADTLAFSEATAYEMQRMLQEVTKRGTATRLRTRYKLWTDIAGKTGTTQDQTDGWFMGFTPDLVAGVWVGGADNRVRFRSLSMGQGASTALPIFGKFFQKLYETSEFKPWEKSYFKALPDTLDWAMDCPMFIPSDSIYYDTIYFDNNTYSIIPVNTRHQRGGYIVPGVQIDNGIEYRNGRKYATEPIILQYEPVSPEADTSNNNNYSPQTNPPINEGRNENEDEGGNLFIPDSEGGSSSSNGG; encoded by the coding sequence TTGGAAGCATTCTTATTAAAATTGCAGAAATTAAAAGCCTTCATCCAACAAAAGTTACAATACTTTCAGGAGAATTACCCCCGACTTGCTAAACTAACAAAAGGTATAGCTATTGCGATGCTTGTTGGGTGGATATTGGTGGTAGGCTTAATTTTGGCTGTTTATTTTGAAGCCTTTGAAAAACTTCCACATACAGTAGATTTACAACAGATTGACAATGCACAAGCCTCCGAGATTTATGCAGAAGGCAATGTATTGATTGGCAAATATTATGTCGAGAACCGTACTTCAATGACCCTCGACAATATCTCACCCAATGTGATCAATGCTTTGATTGCTACTGAAGATGTACGTTTTTACAAACATGGAGGCATAGATTTCATTGGTTTGATTCGAGTTGCCTTCAAGACCCTTTTGCTACAAAAAGAAAGTTCAGGCGGAGGTAGTACCATCAGCCAGCAATTGGTCAAAAATTTATATCCACGACAGAGACATGGATTGTTTACACTACCTGTCGGGAAAATCAAAGAAATGATTGTTGCTCAACGCATTGAAGCAATGTATCCCAAGGATAAAATATTGGAATTGTACCTCAATACAGTTCCATTTGGTGGTAATGTGTTTGGTATTGAAGCGGCTGCAAAACGATTTTTCAGGAAAACAGCAGGAGATTTGCAAGCACAAGAAGCTGCTTTGTTAATCGGAATGTTGAAGGCTACTACTTACTACAATCCCCGACTTCACTCAGAACGTGCCAAAGACAGAAGAGATGTGGTTCTTGGGCAGATGGCAAAATACGACTATCTCACTGCCGAAGAAGCTGAAAAATACAAGGCTCTGCCACTGAAACTCAACTATACAAGTGAAAATCACAATGAAGGATTGGCCACCTATTTTAGAGAGCAACTTCGATTAGAGTTGGTGGAATGGTGCAAAAAACACCTCACACCAGATGGTCGTCGTTACAATCTTTATACCGATGGTCTGAAAATTCATACAACTCTCAATGAAACCATGCAAAGGATTGCAGAAGAAGCCGTTGAAGAACACATGACTGAGCTTCAAAACATCTTCAACAAGCATTGGGATGGCAAAATGCCGTGGGGAAATGATACCGATTTGGTGGATTTGGCAGTGAGGAAGTCGGATAGGTACAGTAATTTGAGAGCATCGGGATTATCACCAGAAGATGCTTTGAAGACCTTTGAAGTACCCCGTGAAATGAGCATTTTTCATTGGGAAGGCAATCGAGATACCGTTTTGACTCCTTTGGATTCCGTCAAATATTACATTCAATTTTTACATGCAGGTTTTTTGGCGATGCAGCCTTCAACTGGTAAAATAAAAGTATGGGTAGGAGGGATTAAGCACCGTTATTTCAAATACGATCACATCACTTCAACCCGACAAGTAGGTTCTACCTTCAAACCCTTAGTCTATGCAAATGCGCTTGAAAGTGGGATTCCGCCCTGCGAATACATCGAAAACTACCAACGAACCTATGAACTCTACGATGATTGGACACCAGGAAATGCAGATGGAGAATACGGTGGTCAATACTCATTGATGGGAGGTCTGGTCAATTCTATCAATACTGTTTCGGCAGAGTTGATTATGATTTCGGGCATTGACAAGGTAGTAAACCTCGCCAAAGCAATGGGCGTAAAATCAGAGATTCCCGAAGTGCCTTCTTTGGCTTTGGGAACAGCAGAATTGTCACTCATGGAAATGGTGGAGGTGTATGGAACGTTTGCCAATTTGGGTAAACACATTCTCCCTGTTTACTTGGAATGTATTGAAGACCGAAACGGAAATGTAATTGCAAGTTTTGAGGATAGCGTAGCACCTGCCGATACGTTGGCATTTTCGGAAGCTACGGCGTATGAGATGCAAAGAATGTTGCAAGAAGTGACCAAAAGAGGAACAGCAACAAGGCTGCGAACTAGATACAAATTGTGGACAGACATTGCAGGGAAAACAGGTACAACCCAAGACCAGACAGATGGGTGGTTTATGGGCTTTACACCTGATTTGGTGGCTGGTGTGTGGGTAGGAGGTGCGGACAACCGTGTTCGTTTCCGAAGTTTGAGCATGGGACAGGGAGCAAGTACTGCATTACCTATTTTCGGTAAATTCTTTCAGAAACTCTACGAAACATCAGAATTTAAACCGTGGGAGAAATCTTACTTCAAAGCTCTGCCCGACACCCTTGATTGGGCGATGGACTGTCCGATGTTTATTCCAAGTGACTCTATTTATTACGATACTATTTACTTCGACAACAATACATATAGCATCATTCCTGTCAATACAAGGCATCAGCGAGGTGGCTATATCGTTCCTGGTGTGCAGATTGACAATGGCATCGAATATCGGAATGGGCGCAAATATGCGACTGAACCAATTATTTTGCAGTATGAGCCAGTTTCACCAGAAGCAGATACCTCAAATAACAACAATTATTCTCCTCAAACCAATCCTCCTATCAATGAAGGTCGCAATGAAAATGAGGATGAAGGCGGTAACTTGTTTATTCCTGATTCAGAAGGAGGTAGTTCATCCTCAAATGGCGGTTAA
- a CDS encoding transglycosylase domain-containing protein, which yields METKNLSDDYEEFAKRYLDKVKPKKSKQPNNNKRFNINFKKILKYLGIFFLLGCFAILMLYFMVLSGSFGEIPSQNELKAIKNANASGIYTADNKLLGKYYIQNRTELQYSDIAPSVVNALVATEDARFYEHSGIDYRSLGRVVVKTILLQKEKSGGGSTISQQLAKNLYPRQDFPIIGIVINKMREMIVAQRLEDIYNKEDLLTLYLNTVPFGGNVFGIEAGAQRFFNTSAKKLKPEQAAVLIGMLKATTSYNPRLYPEKSLARRNVVLDQMLKYGYLGEEATAALKEKPLEINYNATTHNEGLATYFREYLRQELNKWCKTHQKPDGTNYNIYTDGLKIYTTIDSRMQKYAELAMEEHLKDLQKVFDAHWKDQKPWGKNSSLIEFAVKQSPRYKQLKDNGLDWKEINKIFATPVEMEIFTWEGEKTTKMSPLDSVAHYLQFLHAGLLSMEAKTGYVRAWVGGINHKYFQYDHVTSTRQVGSTFKPIVYAAALESGRNPCEFIENIQRTYPTEDNWTPGNADGEYGGQYSMQGGLVKSVNTISAELVWQTGVPKTIKLAHDMGVKSKLPDGPAIALGAADISLLEMVSVYSTFANRGLVAEPVYLLKIEDAEGNLVADFRKPASKNWVLKKETADMMVEMMRNVVNMGTAQRLRGSKYGIKTDVAGKTGTTQDNTDGWFIGFTPELVTGVWVGGEARQIRFRSLQLGQGANTALPIWAKYMRKIYADGGFDKLEQATFASLNDSLAFVMACPMFIPEFDSLLVEIEPDSLGIDRETLFKLERQKDKDLRKAEKEAEKEEKRLERERKREERKEEGKENVFDHLRNIFGKKKKD from the coding sequence GTGGAGACAAAGAACTTATCAGACGATTACGAAGAATTTGCCAAACGTTATCTAGACAAAGTAAAGCCTAAGAAATCTAAGCAGCCAAACAATAACAAACGCTTCAATATCAACTTCAAGAAAATATTGAAGTACTTAGGCATATTTTTTCTGTTGGGTTGTTTTGCCATTTTGATGCTGTATTTCATGGTATTAAGTGGTAGTTTTGGAGAGATTCCCAGTCAAAACGAATTGAAGGCAATCAAAAATGCCAATGCTTCAGGAATTTACACTGCTGACAACAAACTCCTCGGCAAATATTATATTCAAAATCGAACAGAACTTCAATATAGTGACATTGCGCCTTCTGTTGTCAATGCTTTGGTCGCTACTGAAGATGCCCGTTTTTATGAGCACAGCGGCATTGACTATCGCAGCTTGGGGCGTGTGGTGGTAAAAACCATCTTGTTGCAGAAAGAAAAATCAGGTGGTGGTAGCACCATCAGCCAACAACTTGCCAAAAATCTCTATCCCAGACAAGATTTTCCTATCATTGGCATTGTCATCAACAAGATGCGGGAAATGATTGTAGCACAACGATTGGAGGATATTTACAACAAAGAAGACCTACTCACGCTCTACTTGAATACCGTTCCTTTTGGCGGCAATGTGTTTGGCATTGAAGCAGGAGCGCAACGGTTTTTTAATACTTCTGCAAAAAAATTGAAGCCCGAACAAGCAGCCGTTTTGATAGGTATGTTGAAAGCTACAACGAGTTACAATCCCCGCTTGTATCCTGAAAAATCGTTGGCAAGGCGCAATGTAGTATTGGATCAAATGTTGAAATACGGCTATTTGGGGGAAGAGGCTACGGCTGCATTGAAGGAAAAACCACTGGAAATCAACTACAATGCAACAACTCACAATGAAGGTTTGGCAACATATTTTCGAGAATATTTGAGGCAAGAATTGAACAAATGGTGTAAAACCCATCAAAAACCCGATGGAACAAATTACAACATTTACACCGATGGTTTGAAGATTTACACAACAATTGATTCTCGTATGCAAAAATATGCAGAGTTGGCGATGGAAGAACACCTCAAAGATCTGCAAAAAGTGTTTGACGCACACTGGAAAGACCAAAAACCGTGGGGCAAAAATTCGAGTTTGATTGAGTTTGCAGTAAAACAATCTCCTCGATACAAGCAATTGAAAGATAATGGCTTAGACTGGAAAGAAATCAACAAGATTTTTGCTACACCTGTCGAAATGGAGATTTTCACATGGGAAGGAGAAAAAACAACAAAAATGAGTCCTTTGGATTCTGTGGCACATTACCTTCAATTTCTTCATGCAGGACTGCTGAGTATGGAAGCCAAAACGGGCTATGTGCGTGCTTGGGTGGGAGGTATAAATCACAAATATTTTCAATATGACCATGTTACTTCAACCCGACAAGTAGGTTCAACTTTTAAGCCAATTGTGTATGCTGCTGCTTTGGAAAGCGGTAGAAATCCCTGTGAATTTATCGAAAATATTCAAAGAACGTATCCGACTGAAGACAACTGGACTCCTGGAAATGCGGATGGTGAGTATGGTGGTCAATATTCTATGCAAGGTGGTTTGGTGAAATCGGTGAACACCATTTCGGCAGAATTGGTATGGCAAACAGGTGTGCCGAAAACCATCAAATTGGCACACGATATGGGAGTGAAAAGCAAACTTCCTGATGGACCTGCAATTGCGCTTGGTGCGGCAGATATTTCACTGCTGGAAATGGTATCGGTTTACAGCACTTTTGCCAATCGGGGACTTGTGGCAGAGCCTGTTTATTTGCTCAAAATTGAAGATGCTGAGGGTAATTTGGTGGCTGATTTTCGCAAACCTGCCAGCAAAAATTGGGTGCTAAAAAAAGAAACCGCAGACATGATGGTGGAAATGATGCGAAATGTGGTGAATATGGGAACGGCACAGCGATTGAGAGGCAGCAAGTATGGCATTAAAACGGATGTGGCAGGAAAAACGGGTACTACTCAAGATAATACGGATGGTTGGTTTATTGGATTTACTCCTGAATTGGTTACGGGTGTTTGGGTCGGTGGTGAAGCACGACAGATTCGTTTTAGAAGCCTGCAATTAGGGCAAGGAGCAAATACTGCCTTGCCTATTTGGGCGAAATACATGCGGAAAATATATGCAGATGGAGGTTTTGATAAATTGGAGCAGGCTACTTTTGCTAGCTTGAACGATTCTCTGGCTTTTGTGATGGCTTGTCCTATGTTTATTCCCGAATTTGATTCTTTGTTGGTTGAAATCGAACCTGATTCGTTGGGCATAGATCGAGAGACCTTGTTCAAATTGG
- the mtnC gene encoding acireductone synthase: MIHYILIDKVGALSSNDFLLKVLMPYAKENLADYIYNHIHTTYLWKYLAEAKKTITKEEGAEPTNGELIDILLYWIDTQRQHPAIQFLQSEIWRKGYTTGQYHEHIYEDVPKVLKQWSGAGIPVGIYTDKTIESIQSILEHTRYGNLNPYISNCFDREIGENHEVYTYQKIERVLGIPANQILFLSIDEIALNTAKMVGLKTIQFLRPGIQPTHKHQYVKEFSQINILHELRNIKSISRK, from the coding sequence ATGATTCATTACATATTGATAGACAAAGTAGGTGCTTTGTCTTCCAACGATTTTCTATTGAAGGTTTTGATGCCTTATGCCAAAGAAAATTTAGCTGATTATATATACAACCACATTCACACAACCTACTTATGGAAATATTTGGCTGAAGCCAAAAAGACCATAACCAAGGAAGAAGGTGCAGAACCTACGAATGGGGAGTTGATAGACATACTTCTTTATTGGATTGATACCCAGCGACAACATCCTGCAATACAGTTTTTGCAATCCGAAATCTGGAGGAAGGGCTACACTACTGGACAATACCACGAACATATTTATGAGGATGTACCCAAGGTACTCAAACAATGGAGTGGAGCAGGTATTCCAGTAGGTATATATACTGATAAAACGATAGAATCCATTCAATCGATATTGGAGCATACACGATATGGAAACCTCAATCCTTATATAAGTAACTGCTTTGACCGAGAAATAGGAGAGAACCATGAAGTCTATACCTATCAAAAAATAGAAAGAGTTTTGGGGATCCCCGCTAATCAGATTTTGTTCTTATCAATTGACGAAATTGCTTTAAATACAGCAAAAATGGTAGGATTAAAAACCATTCAATTCCTAAGACCTGGAATACAACCTACTCATAAACATCAATATGTCAAAGAATTTTCGCAAATAAATATACTGCATGAATTAAGAAATATCAAATCAATTTCCAGAAAATAG
- a CDS encoding S41 family peptidase, producing MPVLRYYTTLFALLCFFSSIQAQVDEQEVGSAIAKLESVIEILNDSYIENIDVKKASENAIVAMLQELDPHSVYIPADEYSKMREPLEGNFEGVGIRFDILRDTIIIISTINDGPAERAGLKPGDQIVSIGHETVVGLGLSNKEVVEKLRGVKGSGVDVGIHRDNVKSVLHFNIIREKIPLYSVEAAYMESPTIGYIRINKFSATTIQEFRKIIGQLKLQGMESLILDLRNNGGGYLTAAVQLADDFLSKDQLIVYTQGRTFDTKEYKATSRGAFEEGKLVVLINEGSASASEIVAGAIQDWDRGLIIGRRSFGKGLVQKPFNLSDGSAIRLTIAHYYTPSGRSIQKPYKESKTEYYNDIASRYQNGEMLSADKIAVNDTEKYYTKTTHRVVYGGGGITPDVFVPIDTLLQSPYFKSLMYGSVINHFALKYINENRNKIISRYENADDFYNTFRIDNRTLHEFTAFAVLERIKHDEEEFKKVKELLKNKIKADIAQNIWGLSSYYKIDNQCSHAYLKAVEVLQRNDQYVDLQVIND from the coding sequence ATGCCAGTATTGAGATATTACACCACTCTCTTCGCATTACTATGCTTTTTCTCTTCTATCCAAGCTCAAGTCGATGAACAAGAGGTTGGAAGTGCTATTGCTAAATTAGAAAGTGTAATAGAAATATTAAATGACTCGTATATAGAGAATATTGATGTAAAAAAAGCATCTGAAAATGCGATTGTTGCTATGCTTCAAGAGCTTGACCCTCACTCTGTTTACATTCCTGCTGATGAATACAGTAAAATGCGTGAGCCTTTGGAAGGAAATTTTGAAGGTGTCGGTATTCGTTTTGATATTTTGCGTGACACTATTATTATAATTTCCACTATCAATGATGGCCCCGCTGAGAGAGCAGGTCTGAAACCTGGAGATCAAATAGTAAGTATTGGGCATGAAACCGTTGTGGGTTTGGGGCTTAGCAACAAAGAGGTTGTTGAAAAACTGAGAGGGGTGAAAGGTTCTGGAGTTGATGTGGGAATTCATCGTGACAATGTAAAAAGTGTATTACACTTCAACATTATTAGAGAAAAAATTCCGCTTTACAGTGTTGAAGCCGCATATATGGAATCTCCTACTATTGGTTATATACGCATCAATAAGTTTTCTGCAACTACTATTCAAGAATTCCGAAAGATTATTGGCCAATTGAAGTTACAGGGCATGGAAAGTTTGATACTTGACCTGCGAAACAATGGCGGAGGTTATCTAACCGCTGCTGTTCAATTAGCTGATGATTTTCTTTCAAAAGACCAGCTGATAGTTTATACACAAGGACGCACTTTTGACACAAAAGAATATAAAGCTACTTCAAGAGGTGCTTTTGAAGAAGGCAAATTGGTAGTGTTGATAAATGAAGGTTCAGCATCTGCCAGCGAAATTGTGGCTGGAGCGATTCAAGATTGGGATAGAGGCTTAATTATTGGTCGTCGTTCTTTCGGCAAAGGCTTGGTTCAGAAACCATTTAATCTTTCTGATGGATCGGCCATTCGACTTACCATTGCTCATTATTACACACCTTCTGGTCGTTCAATCCAAAAACCATATAAAGAAAGCAAAACAGAGTATTACAACGATATTGCCAGTCGCTATCAAAATGGAGAAATGCTGTCGGCGGATAAAATAGCTGTCAATGATACCGAAAAATACTATACAAAAACAACTCATAGAGTAGTATATGGTGGTGGTGGCATCACCCCAGACGTTTTTGTACCTATAGATACACTACTTCAAAGTCCCTATTTTAAGAGTTTGATGTACGGAAGTGTTATCAATCATTTTGCATTGAAGTATATAAATGAAAATCGTAATAAAATTATCTCCAGATATGAAAATGCAGATGATTTTTACAATACTTTTCGGATTGATAACCGCACCTTACATGAATTTACAGCCTTTGCTGTCTTAGAGAGAATCAAACACGATGAAGAAGAATTTAAGAAAGTCAAGGAATTACTAAAAAACAAAATAAAGGCAGATATCGCTCAAAATATTTGGGGATTATCAAGCTATTACAAAATTGACAATCAATGCAGTCATGCTTATCTAAAAGCAGTAGAGGTGCTTCAAAGAAATGATCAGTATGTAGATTTACAAGTGATAAATGATTGA
- a CDS encoding M48 family metallopeptidase → MSKFRFLTLFLLTFIGGTLIVFLYLQKIQPPVNVTLAPAFERVGKPIKAIDHTLGKMMSIKDVDEALYGEAIAVNYIHGTYGEADSLKSVYLNYLMDSLQIYKKKTFDYQVFLWNSSMPNAFALPGGIIVVTNGLLDIMENEAQLVSVLAHEMGHIEKGHCLDAVKYELASKKIEAKPLGKLADFANSVLLRHSYSKTQENEADEYAYSLMLQTKYDPRGVGGAFGQLEKYLHDNEMIQHNEKELNVLRDYFSSHPPLPIRKARFMGKAKVWWHQNEHSPRYMGGKNLKELSSFYQVKYEDEWCMK, encoded by the coding sequence ATGTCCAAATTCCGCTTCTTGACCTTATTCTTGCTGACATTTATTGGCGGTACTTTGATTGTATTTTTATACTTACAAAAAATACAACCTCCTGTGAATGTTACACTTGCTCCTGCTTTTGAAAGAGTGGGCAAACCAATCAAAGCAATTGACCATACACTTGGTAAAATGATGTCTATCAAGGATGTAGATGAAGCCTTGTACGGCGAAGCAATTGCAGTAAATTATATACATGGCACTTATGGTGAAGCCGATAGTTTGAAGTCTGTGTACCTCAATTATCTAATGGATAGTCTGCAAATTTATAAGAAAAAGACATTTGACTATCAAGTGTTTTTATGGAATTCATCTATGCCCAATGCTTTTGCTTTGCCTGGAGGAATTATTGTGGTAACCAATGGACTTTTGGATATTATGGAGAATGAGGCGCAGTTGGTTTCGGTTTTGGCGCATGAAATGGGACATATCGAAAAAGGACATTGTTTGGATGCGGTGAAATACGAGTTGGCATCGAAGAAGATAGAAGCAAAACCTTTGGGAAAACTGGCTGATTTTGCCAATTCGGTTTTATTGCGACATTCTTATAGCAAAACACAAGAAAATGAGGCGGATGAATATGCGTATTCATTGATGCTACAAACAAAATACGATCCTCGTGGAGTGGGAGGTGCATTTGGGCAGTTAGAAAAGTATCTTCATGATAATGAAATGATACAGCACAATGAGAAGGAGTTGAATGTTTTGCGTGATTATTTTTCTTCCCATCCTCCTTTACCTATTCGAAAGGCAAGGTTTATGGGGAAAGCAAAGGTTTGGTGGCATCAGAATGAACACAGCCCTCGATATATGGGAGGCAAAAATTTGAAGGAGTTATCGTCTTTTTATCAGGTAAAATATGAAGATGAGTGGTGTATGAAATAA
- the dcd gene encoding dCTP deaminase yields the protein MILTDTEILKEIEEGNIVVEPFRLDCLGTNSYDVHLGRYLCTYKDRVLDSRKHNPIEEIIIHPEEGFLLQPGTLYLGVTEEYTETHRHVPFLEGKSSIGRLGIIIHATAGKGDVGFCNTWTLEISCIQPVRVYAGMPIGQLIYFDIKGNVDNLYYKKVNAKYTNRTIKPVESMMWKNKF from the coding sequence ATGATATTAACAGATACAGAAATCCTAAAAGAAATTGAAGAAGGCAATATTGTGGTAGAGCCATTTCGTCTAGATTGCTTGGGTACGAACTCTTATGATGTACATTTGGGGCGATATTTGTGTACTTACAAAGACCGAGTGCTTGATAGCAGGAAGCACAATCCTATTGAAGAAATAATAATCCATCCTGAAGAGGGGTTTTTATTGCAGCCTGGGACTTTGTATTTAGGAGTTACCGAGGAATATACCGAAACCCACCGTCATGTTCCTTTTTTAGAAGGCAAATCTAGTATTGGACGTTTAGGTATCATTATACACGCTACTGCAGGTAAAGGTGATGTTGGTTTTTGTAATACATGGACATTGGAGATTTCTTGTATCCAACCAGTGAGGGTATATGCAGGAATGCCTATTGGACAATTGATTTATTTTGACATAAAAGGAAATGTAGACAATTTGTATTACAAAAAAGTAAATGCCAAATATACTAACAGAACAATCAAACCCGTCGAATCAATGATGTGGAAAAATAAATTTTAA
- a CDS encoding transporter produces MQILKLLTVIFFIFFVQEAYSQGCVAIRGNSSCSAMQGSSFNLMKGEFLSQTGLRHFKSFRHFRGATEETNRVEDGTEVINRSYFLDLSLSYGITDRLFANVVLPFVFHNRSSMYEHGGNPPNGLGERHETASKGLSDMRLGLGYWLLKPNSRQFNYSVGLGIKLPTGKYDYTDTFYNQGENRDENIESVVDQSIQPGDGGTGLTVEMQGYHSLSHAFMITANVFYLFNYQDTNGVLTRNGRSEFSCPDQFGLRAGVNYTSMYGFNAYLGARMEGVPSDDLIGNSSGYRRPGYVVSVEPGIGYFKNNYSLNLNVPIAVKRNRTQSYEDKERTIQTGVYQHGDAAFADYLLNVSFSYRFGGHHKLPENSNIN; encoded by the coding sequence ATGCAAATTCTAAAATTACTTACAGTTATTTTTTTTATTTTTTTTGTGCAAGAGGCTTATTCACAAGGTTGTGTAGCAATTAGAGGAAATTCAAGTTGCAGTGCAATGCAGGGAAGTTCTTTCAATCTTATGAAAGGAGAATTTCTCTCTCAGACAGGACTAAGACACTTCAAATCCTTCCGTCATTTTAGAGGTGCTACTGAAGAAACAAATCGGGTGGAAGATGGAACCGAAGTAATCAATCGCTCTTATTTTTTGGACTTGTCCTTGAGTTACGGTATAACAGATAGGTTGTTTGCCAATGTGGTTCTGCCATTTGTTTTTCACAACCGTTCTTCTATGTACGAACATGGAGGTAATCCGCCAAATGGGTTGGGAGAAAGACATGAAACTGCCTCAAAAGGTTTATCTGATATGAGATTGGGTTTGGGCTATTGGCTATTAAAACCTAATAGTCGACAATTTAATTATTCTGTAGGCTTAGGTATAAAATTGCCCACAGGTAAATACGATTACACCGATACTTTCTACAATCAAGGAGAAAACAGAGATGAAAACATTGAGTCAGTTGTGGATCAATCTATCCAACCTGGTGACGGCGGAACTGGACTTACAGTAGAAATGCAAGGCTATCATTCATTGTCTCATGCTTTTATGATTACTGCCAATGTATTTTACCTTTTCAATTATCAGGATACCAACGGTGTGCTTACTCGGAATGGAAGAAGTGAATTTTCTTGTCCAGATCAGTTTGGGCTTAGAGCTGGAGTAAATTATACTAGTATGTATGGCTTCAATGCCTACTTGGGAGCAAGAATGGAGGGTGTGCCTTCAGATGATTTGATTGGAAACAGTTCGGGCTATAGAAGACCTGGATATGTAGTTTCGGTGGAGCCAGGTATTGGATATTTCAAAAATAACTATTCGCTTAACCTCAATGTTCCTATTGCAGTAAAGCGAAACAGAACACAGAGCTACGAAGATAAAGAACGAACCATTCAAACAGGTGTGTATCAGCATGGAGATGCTGCTTTTGCAGATTACTTACTAAACGTTAGTTTTTCTTATCGATTTGGAGGGCATCATAAACTTCCCGAAAATTCTAATATAAATTAG
- a CDS encoding cupin domain-containing protein, with translation MNSKKNIFHLPPTSKEELFETLLQNTERDILIERIISTGQTTPENEWYDQTKSEWVVLLQGKATLLFDDTDGETMKLKEGDSVFIAARRKHRVIYTSIEPPCIWLAVHF, from the coding sequence ATGAACTCCAAAAAAAATATCTTCCATCTTCCACCAACTTCAAAAGAAGAACTTTTTGAAACCCTACTTCAAAACACGGAAAGAGATATACTCATAGAGCGCATTATTTCAACAGGGCAAACAACCCCTGAAAACGAATGGTATGACCAGACAAAGTCCGAATGGGTCGTATTGTTGCAGGGAAAAGCAACTTTGTTGTTTGATGATACAGATGGCGAAACAATGAAATTGAAGGAGGGAGATTCGGTTTTCATTGCAGCTAGGCGCAAACATCGGGTGATATACACCAGTATAGAACCGCCTTGTATTTGGCTTGCCGTTCATTTTTAA